In one Ictalurus punctatus breed USDA103 chromosome 19, Coco_2.0, whole genome shotgun sequence genomic region, the following are encoded:
- the kcna1b gene encoding potassium voltage-gated channel subfamily A member 1 produces MTVVAGDNMDETSTLPGHPHDPYPHDHEDHECCERVVINISGLRFETQLKTLAQFPDTLLGNPKKRMRYFDPLRNEYFFDRNRPSFDAILYYYQSGGRLRRPVNVPLDMFSEEIKFYELGVEAMEKFREDEGFIREEERPLPENEFQRQVWLLFEHPESSGPARGIAIVSVMVILISIVIFCLETLPELKEDPRGYMQTIGNSTFYYKPNIFRDPFFIVETLCIIWFSFELIVRFFACPSKAAYFKNMMNTIDVVAIIPYFITLGTELADDEEGKEAKGGGEQATSLAILRVIRLVRVFRIFKLSRHSKGLQILGQTLKASMRELGLLIFFLFIGVILFSSAVYFAEAEEKESFFTSIPDAFWWAVVSMTTVGYGDMYPVTIGGKIVGSLCAIAGVLTIALPVPVIVSNFNYFYHRETEGEEQAQLLNVSNPNIASDSNSSRRSSSIISKSEYVETDDDMNNSIDNFREANLRTGNCTIPNQNCVNKGKLLTDV; encoded by the coding sequence ATGACTGTGGTAGCAGGAGATAACATGGATGAGACCTCAACCCTGCCAGGGCATCCACATGATCCATACCCCCATGACCATGAGGACCACGAATGCTGCGAGCGTGTCGTTATCAACATCTCAGGCCTGCGCTTTGAGACTCAACTCAAAACACTTGCCCAGTTCCCTGACACGTTGCTGGGCAATCCCAAAAAGCGGATGCGCTACTTTGACCCTTTAAGGAATGAATACTTCTTTGACAGGAACCGGCCAAGCTTTGATGCCATCCTCTACTACTACCAGTCAGGTGGGCGGTTAAGAAGACCCGTCAATGTCCCTTTAGACATGTTCTCTGAGGAGATCAAATTTTACGAGCTTGGAGTAGAGGCCATGGAAAAATTCCGGGAAGATGAGGGCTTCATTCGTGAAGAGGAGCGTCCACTGCCAGAAAATGAATTTCAGAGACAAGTATGGCTCCTGTTTGAACATCCAGAGAGCTCAGGCCCTGCACGTGGCATTGCAATTGTGTCAGTCATGGTCATTCTGATTTCTATAGTCATATTTTGTCTGGAGACCTTGCCGGAACTCAAAGAGGATCCACGGGGATATATGCAAACTATTGGGAACAGTACTTTCTATTACAAGCCAAACATTTTCAGAGACCCCTTCTTTATTGTGGAAACCCTCTGCATCATTTGGTTCTCCTTTGAACTGATTGTCCGTTTTTTCGCTTGCCCAAGCAAGGCAGCCTACTTTAAAAACATGATGAACACAATTGATGTAGTGGCAATCATCCCCTATTTCATCACGCTTGGCACAGAGCTTGCTGACGATGAAGAGGGGAAGGAAGCAAAGGGAGGGGGTGAACAGGCCACATCTCTGGCCATCCTCAGGGTTATTCGTCTTGTCCGGGTGTTCAGGATCTTCAAACTGTCGAGGCACTCTAAAGGACTGCAGATTTTGGGGCAGACACTGAAAGCCAGCATGAGAGAGCTAGGCCTCTTgatctttttccttttcatcgGTGTCATCTTATTCTCTAGTGCAGTGTATTTCGCGGAGGCTGAGGAGAAGGAGTCCTTCTTCACCAGTATTCCAGATGCATTTTGGTGGGCTGTGGTCTCAATGACCACTGTGGGATACGGTGATATGTACCCTGTGACCATTGGAGGCAAGATTGTAGGTTCCCTTTGCGCCATTGCTGGTGTGCTCACCATTGCACTTCCCGTCCCAGTGATTGTGTCCAACTTTAACTATTTTTACCACAGAGAAACAGAAGGAGAGGAGCAGGCACAGCTCCTCAATGTGAGTAATCCCAACATTGCGTCCGACTCCAACTCCAGTCGACGCAGCTCATCTATCATAAGTAAGTCGGAATATGTGGAGACAGACGACGACATGAATAACAGCATTGACAATTTTAGGGAGGCAAACCTGAGAACTGGGAACTGCACGATCCCAAACCAGAACTGTGTGAATAAGGGCAAGCTTCTAACAGATGTGTAA